The Helianthus annuus cultivar XRQ/B chromosome 16, HanXRQr2.0-SUNRISE, whole genome shotgun sequence genome includes a window with the following:
- the LOC110944753 gene encoding uncharacterized protein LOC110944753 — MWKKIGNGQNTYLWFDKWSNECPLYHVVTPRQLARYGFSVMSKVTEAFINGRWEWPEEWRSQYPSLFQLQPLTLSITQDRVVWKNFEEKLVPFSSREVWDTIRTRDQQIRWSKVIWSAFNIPKHAFMTWLIFKKKLWTQDRILRWNQLVTGSMNLMCCLLCHTGLETHEHLFFECPYSSSVWHKVRQKIDMDMASDSWEDISEWLISRANSKTVVSVAGRLIVAAAAYVIWSERNARFFSNRLRPPEKTADIVISTVRTKLISFKYKQSLNVQRFLEEWKMEKEEFLDED, encoded by the coding sequence ATGTGGAAAAAGATTGGTAATGGGCAAAATACATATCTGTGGTTTGATAAATGGTCGAATGAATGCCCGTTATATCATGTAGTTACTCCGCGTCAATTGGCTCGTTATGGATTTTCGGTTATGTCAAAAGTTACAGAAGCTTTTATAAATGGTCGCTGGGAGTGGCCGGAAGAATGGAGGAGCCAATATCCGAGTTTGTTTCAGCTCCAGCCGTTAACGTTATCTATCACGCAAGATAGGGTGGTATGGAAGAATTTTGAAGAAAAGCTTGTCCCGTTTTCGTCTAGAGAAGTGTGGGATACTATCCGGACTCGTGATCAGCAGATTCGGTGGTCGAAGGTAATCTGGTCCGCCTTTAATATTCCTAAACATGCTTTCATGACTTGGCTGATATTTAAAAAGAAATTGTGGACTCAAGATAGAATTCTGAGGTGGAATCAGTTAGTTACGGGTTCTATGAATTTGATGTGTTGCTTATTATGTCATACGGGTTTGGAAACACATGAGCATTTGTTTTTTGAATGCCCCTACTCGTCATCAGTTTGGCATAAGGTTCGGCAGAAAATAGACATGGATATGGCTTCGGACTCTTGGGAGGATATCTCGGAATGGTTAATCTCCAGAGCAAACTCGAAAACGGTTGTTTCAGTGGCAGGTAGATTGATAGTGGCGGCCGCAGCTTATGTTATTTGGAGTGAAAGAAACGCTAGATTTTTTAGTAATCGATTAAGACCTCCAGAGAAGACGGCTGATATTGTTATTAGCACGGTTAGAACAAAGCTGATCTCCTTCAAGTACAAGCAAAGTTTGAATGTTCAACGGTTCTTAGAAGAGTGGAAGATGGAAAAGGAAGAATTCTTGGATGAAGACTGA